In Lewinellaceae bacterium, a single window of DNA contains:
- a CDS encoding caspase family protein, protein MPQQEKNNTRGAGFQSEQEGAFPPGKSWFFGIGINDYVQFRKLNNAVKDVADIYALLQEKYDLEPQHAILLTNEQATRKNIIATLDELKSRLAPNDKLLIYYSGHGHLDHWKKGYWIPTDAELNNTVQYIRNSTLKEYIEDIPALHILLISDACFSGSLFYQGEYRSSLVADELEKRKSRWALCSGRHDEEVADGPPGENSPFAASILYVLQQNEWPKLNVSQLTEQVLEMTRANYQQLPEGSYLQGVGHKGGQYVFRIKGLEGEEAGVEKPAERRLPYQGGAFRQAVAQIRSERPEVIRWLRRWVLYNLLVLIVLVALGSSPAISNNILFSQVLTALVPILFYLAAFFPAFGNQLSRRSLLALTAAHGLVYYALLLVWNLNSGGGYPWWQYVMMLGVGGSLYYLIVPLVGKKV, encoded by the coding sequence ATGCCCCAGCAGGAAAAAAACAATACCCGTGGCGCCGGGTTTCAATCTGAGCAGGAAGGAGCCTTCCCCCCGGGCAAGTCCTGGTTCTTTGGCATTGGCATCAACGATTACGTGCAATTCCGGAAACTCAACAATGCGGTAAAAGATGTAGCGGATATCTACGCGCTGCTCCAGGAGAAATACGACCTCGAACCGCAACATGCCATCCTGCTGACGAACGAGCAGGCCACCCGCAAAAACATCATCGCCACCCTCGACGAGCTCAAGAGCCGCCTGGCGCCCAACGACAAGCTGCTCATCTATTACTCCGGCCACGGGCACCTCGACCACTGGAAAAAAGGCTACTGGATACCCACCGACGCTGAGCTGAACAATACCGTCCAGTACATCCGGAATTCCACGCTCAAAGAGTACATCGAAGACATCCCCGCCCTGCACATTTTGCTGATCTCGGACGCCTGCTTTTCCGGTTCGCTCTTCTACCAGGGAGAATACCGCAGCAGCCTGGTAGCCGATGAACTCGAAAAGCGCAAATCTCGATGGGCCCTGTGCTCCGGCCGCCACGACGAGGAGGTGGCGGACGGCCCGCCGGGCGAGAACAGCCCCTTTGCCGCCAGCATTTTATACGTGTTGCAACAAAACGAGTGGCCGAAGCTGAACGTCTCCCAACTCACCGAGCAGGTCCTGGAAATGACGCGCGCCAACTACCAGCAGTTGCCGGAGGGCAGTTATCTTCAGGGCGTGGGCCACAAGGGCGGGCAGTATGTTTTCCGGATTAAAGGGCTGGAAGGAGAAGAGGCAGGGGTTGAAAAGCCTGCCGAAAGGCGGTTGCCTTACCAGGGAGGCGCCTTTCGGCAGGCCGTGGCCCAAATCCGGTCGGAACGGCCGGAAGTGATCCGCTGGCTGCGCCGCTGGGTTTTATACAACCTGTTGGTGTTGATCGTACTCGTAGCGTTGGGCTCCAGCCCGGCGATCAGCAACAATATACTGTTCAGCCAGGTTTTGACAGCCCTGGTCCCCATCCTGTTCTACCTGGCGGCTTTTTTTCCGGCCTTTGGGAACCAGCTGAGCCGCCGTAGCCTGCTGGCCCTGACGGCGGCGCACGGCCTGGTATACTATGCGCTTCTGCTGGTATGGAATCTCAACAGCGGCGGCGGCTACCCCTGGTGGCAATACGTCATGATGCTGGGGGTAGGGGGGAGCCTGTACTACCTGATTGTGCCATTGGTTGGAAAGAAAGTGTAA
- a CDS encoding Uma2 family endonuclease: MSTTLVLEKKLLTCDDYHAMIAAGILDEENKVELINGELIYMSPIGPSHSGVTNRLNHLLQELLKGAAIIAVQNPITLAPFSEPEPDLAILKTREDFYSKAHPTPEDIFLLIEVADFTLEKDRTVKAPLYAKAGVPFYWIVNLPELQLEAYSQPAKEKYKLRQIYLLDEKVEIPPFGIEVEVAKLIGKA, encoded by the coding sequence ATGAGCACTACGCTTGTACTGGAGAAAAAGCTACTGACCTGCGACGACTATCACGCTATGATAGCGGCGGGGATTTTGGATGAGGAAAACAAGGTGGAGTTAATAAACGGAGAACTGATCTATATGAGTCCCATAGGCCCTAGCCATAGTGGCGTTACCAACCGCCTTAATCATTTGTTGCAGGAGTTGCTAAAGGGAGCAGCTATTATTGCTGTACAAAACCCGATCACTTTGGCACCTTTTTCCGAGCCCGAGCCCGATCTGGCTATTCTCAAAACCAGGGAAGACTTTTACTCTAAAGCCCACCCTACTCCAGAAGATATTTTCTTGCTTATCGAAGTCGCTGATTTCACCCTGGAGAAAGACAGGACGGTAAAAGCCCCTCTCTACGCCAAGGCGGGCGTTCCGTTTTACTGGATCGTCAATCTGCCGGAGCTGCAACTGGAAGCTTATTCTCAGCCCGCCAAGGAGAAGTACAAACTCCGACAAATCTATCTACTGGACGAAAAAGTAGAGATACCTCCCTTTGGCATTGAGGTGGAGGTGGCGAAATTGATCGGGAAAGCCTGA
- a CDS encoding esterase-like activity of phytase family protein: protein MLRYFTLLGGLCFFWGIAIAQNEQTLHHLASFETGMEAAAETVAFDPASNRVFLTNSAPNTLGIVDISDLKAPALVMEISLSPYGAGPNSVAASNGVVAVAVQSDPKTDPGKVVFFDSDGNYLHEVTVGALPDMLTFSQDGALVLVANEGEPDDDYTVDPMGSVSVIDLSGGVSSAAVTTITFEAYNDRKANLQNKGVRIFGNDGLATVAEDLEPEYIALSPDGAYAYVNCQESNALAVLDMATLEFVDILPLGYKNHQTGRPVLESFIVNELAADWPELGTPVYDGGQDPVFLGGFSGMYYDPTESTVNKYVFYVVPDRGPNDDTFGRNDVSPAAPQNLRPFKLPDYQGRIVKLSLNRQTGAISLDEQVLLYRQDGATPISGKGNIPGFDEVPVTYTDPSTPYANVDYTDNASGEELHQLPYDELGGDFEGILRDKDGNFWMCDEYRPALYKFQPDGVLIERYVPEGTSQLGTTPQPAGTYGAETLPAVYSKRRANRGFEAIAYDPETNVVYAFIQSPLENPDNSVRNNTDVIRILGVDAASGTPVEEYVYLLEQNQYSGLSTSRVDKIGDAVYAGDGKFLVLERDSEAPGVKEGKKFIFEITLAGATNTLELPNGLLNLEEYSADELLAAGIQAVHKTKVANLPTLNYVSSDKAEGLAFLPGGEIAVINDNDFGLAGAGVTDNSVLGIISFQGDYGFDASDRDSRINITSHPTLGMFMPDAIAAYEADGKAYVVTANEGDSRDYDGYSEEVRVKDLTLDPAAYPNAAELQADENLGRLKTTTANGDYDGDGDVDQIYSFGGRSFSIFDAYGNLVYDSGQDFGTIASFIEPGLFNEDEGEKDGRSDDKGVEPEALAIGTIGGYTYAFVGFERQNAIVAYDITDPFSPMFITYYNNRTLGADGIKGDVSPEIIKFVPAVDSPNGENLLVVGYEVSGSVGIIQVGGELVSISEELRDATAFRAFPNPAVDRIFFNQPISGQVFDANGRLVTTMQNVAEMNVNGWPAGLYLIATEGHGRQRFLKL from the coding sequence ATGTTAAGATACTTTACACTCCTTGGTGGGTTATGCTTTTTTTGGGGAATTGCAATCGCCCAGAATGAGCAAACGCTCCACCACCTCGCCAGTTTTGAAACCGGCATGGAAGCTGCCGCAGAGACCGTAGCCTTTGACCCGGCAAGCAACCGCGTTTTTTTAACCAATAGCGCGCCCAATACGTTGGGCATTGTTGACATTTCCGACCTCAAAGCCCCTGCGCTGGTTATGGAAATAAGCCTTTCCCCCTACGGCGCCGGCCCCAACTCCGTGGCGGCATCTAATGGCGTGGTAGCGGTGGCGGTACAATCCGACCCCAAGACCGATCCCGGAAAGGTAGTCTTCTTCGACAGCGACGGCAACTACCTGCACGAAGTAACCGTCGGCGCGCTACCCGACATGCTGACTTTTTCGCAGGACGGGGCCCTTGTCCTCGTAGCCAATGAAGGAGAGCCTGATGACGACTATACCGTCGACCCCATGGGCTCTGTTTCCGTTATTGACCTCTCCGGAGGAGTTAGTTCCGCAGCGGTCACGACGATCACTTTTGAGGCTTATAACGACCGGAAAGCGAACCTGCAGAACAAGGGCGTCCGCATTTTCGGAAACGATGGCCTGGCTACGGTCGCCGAAGACCTGGAGCCGGAATACATCGCCTTGTCTCCGGATGGCGCCTACGCCTACGTCAATTGCCAGGAAAGCAACGCCCTGGCGGTGCTGGACATGGCAACTCTCGAGTTTGTAGACATTCTTCCTCTGGGATATAAAAATCACCAGACCGGCCGCCCCGTACTGGAATCTTTCATCGTCAATGAACTGGCCGCCGATTGGCCCGAACTGGGCACGCCCGTTTATGACGGCGGCCAGGACCCCGTATTTCTGGGCGGTTTCTCAGGCATGTACTACGACCCTACCGAATCGACCGTCAACAAATACGTGTTTTATGTTGTCCCCGACCGCGGCCCCAACGACGACACTTTTGGCCGCAACGACGTGTCGCCCGCTGCCCCTCAAAATTTACGCCCCTTCAAACTGCCCGATTACCAGGGGCGCATCGTCAAGCTTTCCCTCAACCGGCAGACAGGCGCCATAAGCCTGGACGAACAGGTTTTGCTGTACCGCCAGGATGGCGCCACCCCTATTTCCGGCAAAGGCAATATTCCTGGTTTTGACGAGGTGCCGGTTACGTATACGGATCCCTCCACGCCTTATGCCAATGTGGATTATACAGACAATGCTTCCGGCGAAGAACTGCATCAGCTCCCTTATGACGAACTGGGCGGCGATTTCGAAGGCATTCTTCGGGATAAGGACGGCAACTTCTGGATGTGCGATGAATACCGGCCGGCACTCTACAAGTTCCAGCCCGATGGCGTCCTGATCGAGCGCTATGTCCCCGAAGGCACCTCCCAACTGGGAACCACACCACAACCGGCGGGCACTTACGGTGCAGAGACCCTACCTGCCGTCTACTCCAAGCGGCGCGCCAACCGGGGCTTCGAAGCCATCGCCTACGATCCGGAAACCAACGTGGTTTATGCCTTTATCCAATCGCCCCTCGAAAACCCGGACAACTCGGTGCGCAACAATACCGATGTGATTCGAATTCTGGGGGTTGACGCCGCCAGCGGCACGCCGGTGGAGGAATATGTATACCTGCTGGAACAAAACCAGTACAGCGGCTTGTCTACCTCCCGCGTAGACAAGATCGGCGACGCCGTTTATGCCGGCGATGGCAAATTCCTGGTTCTGGAGCGCGACTCTGAAGCACCGGGGGTAAAGGAAGGCAAAAAGTTCATTTTTGAAATCACCCTGGCGGGCGCCACCAATACGCTGGAGTTGCCTAACGGTCTGCTTAATCTGGAAGAATATTCCGCCGACGAGCTATTGGCCGCCGGAATACAAGCCGTTCATAAAACCAAGGTGGCAAACCTGCCGACGCTCAACTACGTCAGCTCCGACAAGGCAGAAGGGCTGGCTTTTTTGCCCGGCGGCGAAATCGCGGTCATTAACGACAATGACTTCGGCCTGGCCGGCGCCGGCGTAACCGACAACTCAGTACTGGGCATCATTTCTTTCCAGGGTGATTACGGCTTTGACGCCAGTGACAGGGATAGTAGAATTAACATTACTTCTCATCCCACCCTGGGCATGTTCATGCCCGATGCCATCGCCGCCTACGAAGCAGATGGAAAGGCCTACGTCGTTACAGCAAACGAAGGCGATTCCCGCGACTATGACGGCTACTCCGAAGAAGTTCGCGTGAAAGACCTTACCCTGGACCCGGCCGCCTATCCCAATGCGGCCGAACTGCAGGCCGATGAAAACCTGGGCCGCCTGAAGACGACCACGGCAAACGGCGACTACGACGGCGACGGCGACGTAGACCAGATTTACTCCTTCGGCGGGCGTTCTTTCTCTATCTTCGATGCTTATGGCAACCTGGTGTACGATAGCGGCCAGGATTTTGGCACCATTGCCAGCTTTATCGAACCGGGGCTCTTTAACGAAGACGAAGGGGAGAAAGACGGCCGTTCCGACGATAAGGGAGTGGAGCCCGAGGCATTGGCGATTGGAACCATTGGCGGCTATACCTACGCTTTTGTTGGTTTCGAGCGCCAGAACGCCATCGTGGCATACGACATTACCGATCCTTTCTCGCCCATGTTCATCACTTACTACAACAACCGAACCCTGGGCGCTGACGGCATTAAAGGCGATGTCAGCCCGGAAATCATCAAATTTGTCCCGGCCGTCGACAGCCCAAACGGCGAGAACTTGTTGGTAGTGGGCTACGAGGTCAGCGGAAGCGTCGGCATCATCCAGGTCGGCGGCGAACTGGTAAGCATCAGCGAAGAGCTGCGCGATGCAACGGCGTTCCGGGCTTTCCCCAACCCTGCCGTAGACAGGATTTTCTTCAACCAGCCCATCTCCGGCCAGGTCTTTGACGCCAACGGCCGCCTGGTAACCACCATGCAAAATGTGGCGGAGATGAACGTAAACGGCTGGCCCGCCGGCCTGTACCTCATTGCCACAGAAGGGCATGGCAGGCAGCGCTTCCTGAAGCTTTAA
- a CDS encoding caspase family protein — protein MLRYAIFETLFLLAFPFAIAAQVLDYKSEEVVRLSDSSEIVLYSDISDHNVYYYLPPSSSIKISRDKEGQAEFLFAKYTTEERSGPQGGLLHFLVEWSTPPEMEADIAARLQSIKPEARLKGVVSFEGRSRFSLVGHSLEKGEPFLITSGAAPIFPGSKAAAALQLDKGEADLLYETIIRGSATGLSLVFEYEALFSAEGLGAELEIDLDQYSANFGQVAQLKGAPPTLDGQDPVFEFLLKNGIVRIAQMGSQEQVALDYAQAVATRYLAALTPENIARMPEKTHRIKVEKTTVTFSKPYTMAANLGSLVKEVRGNLRNFAQVNLNDPFFQHQDISFILDLETEQIFEEYVNYITVNFRKRRDSGHDFQEAVVFDRVSVREQGCLRKITYARAGEDRDAEFEYKVQWSLKGGNLYPEKPEWVKFQGLAVTLPSPVKLVEVIIDANSPEFRDSRLRALVAELKYSLFGKEEEAQVVMRLTGEGDYFTSKKILVDKERQDLKYRFNVLHREKGRVYADWESSDGLYYLMARLPEELAAPSAPLLANRAAASSPDAGSGTGHLLSFNRQGKDRALLIAVGDYDQGQAYKALGNPITDAWAIASELAGSFGFQTEIMENPTRQEIKQKLEAYAENYRTGQYDPEGQLLLFFSGHGDFRQGNGYFLPRDADPSDLEASSLSYAIWRPRIDGMACKHILVVIDACFSGTFDEKIAMRSSGFNRPNEASETEKRYQDHLSRYTRLYLSSGGKEQTPDKSGFAKRLLEGLRLANPSNSFLTAGQLYELHIKNTRPIPLFGEFGKDEAGSSFIFIKTATTDKE, from the coding sequence ATGCTCCGTTATGCCATTTTCGAAACCTTATTTTTACTGGCCTTCCCCTTTGCAATAGCCGCTCAGGTGCTGGACTATAAAAGCGAGGAAGTGGTCCGGCTGTCCGATTCTTCGGAAATTGTTCTGTATTCCGACATTTCTGACCATAATGTTTACTATTACCTGCCTCCTTCTTCCTCGATAAAGATCAGCCGCGATAAGGAAGGCCAAGCCGAGTTTTTGTTTGCCAAATACACCACCGAAGAGCGATCTGGCCCTCAGGGCGGCCTGCTGCATTTTTTGGTGGAATGGTCAACCCCTCCTGAAATGGAAGCGGATATAGCAGCCCGGTTGCAGTCCATAAAACCGGAAGCCAGGTTGAAAGGGGTGGTTTCCTTTGAGGGCAGGTCCAGGTTCTCGTTGGTCGGCCATTCTTTGGAAAAGGGGGAGCCTTTTCTCATTACAAGTGGGGCCGCTCCGATATTTCCCGGTTCAAAAGCAGCTGCAGCATTGCAATTGGATAAGGGAGAAGCTGATTTGCTATATGAAACTATCATCAGAGGTTCGGCCACTGGCCTGTCTTTGGTATTTGAATACGAAGCCCTTTTTTCTGCGGAGGGATTGGGTGCTGAACTGGAGATTGACCTTGACCAGTATTCGGCAAACTTCGGACAGGTGGCGCAGTTAAAAGGAGCTCCGCCGACACTTGACGGACAGGATCCCGTATTTGAATTTCTGTTGAAAAATGGCATTGTCCGGATCGCGCAAATGGGTAGCCAGGAGCAGGTGGCACTAGATTATGCCCAAGCGGTAGCTACCCGCTATTTGGCGGCCCTGACCCCGGAAAATATTGCCCGAATGCCGGAAAAGACGCACCGGATCAAGGTAGAAAAAACCACCGTAACCTTTAGTAAGCCCTATACCATGGCCGCTAACCTGGGCAGCCTGGTAAAGGAGGTTCGCGGCAACCTCAGGAATTTTGCGCAGGTTAATCTGAACGACCCTTTTTTTCAACACCAGGATATCAGCTTCATCCTCGACCTGGAAACTGAGCAAATATTTGAAGAATATGTCAATTACATAACGGTAAACTTTCGAAAAAGAAGGGACAGCGGGCATGATTTTCAGGAGGCTGTAGTCTTTGACCGTGTTTCTGTTCGGGAGCAGGGGTGTTTGCGGAAAATCACCTATGCCCGGGCAGGGGAGGATCGTGATGCTGAATTTGAGTACAAAGTCCAGTGGAGCCTGAAAGGAGGCAATCTATACCCCGAAAAACCGGAATGGGTCAAATTCCAGGGGCTCGCCGTAACGCTCCCTTCGCCGGTGAAACTGGTGGAAGTCATCATCGACGCTAATTCCCCCGAATTCAGAGATAGTCGGCTGAGAGCCCTGGTAGCCGAATTGAAATATTCCCTTTTCGGGAAGGAAGAGGAAGCGCAGGTAGTGATGCGGCTGACGGGGGAAGGGGATTATTTCACCTCCAAGAAAATACTGGTGGATAAAGAGCGCCAGGATTTGAAATACCGGTTCAACGTTCTGCACCGGGAAAAAGGGCGGGTTTATGCAGATTGGGAATCATCGGATGGGCTTTATTATTTAATGGCAAGGCTGCCGGAAGAACTGGCTGCCCCTTCGGCGCCCTTACTTGCCAACAGGGCCGCCGCCTCTTCTCCTGATGCTGGTTCAGGAACCGGGCATCTGTTGTCTTTCAACCGGCAAGGGAAAGACCGGGCCCTGCTGATCGCCGTTGGCGATTACGACCAGGGCCAGGCTTACAAAGCGCTCGGCAATCCCATAACCGACGCCTGGGCCATCGCCAGCGAGCTGGCCGGCAGCTTTGGGTTTCAAACCGAGATCATGGAAAACCCCACCCGCCAGGAGATCAAACAGAAACTAGAAGCATACGCCGAAAATTACCGCACTGGACAGTATGACCCGGAAGGTCAACTCCTGCTCTTTTTCAGCGGTCATGGCGATTTCCGCCAGGGCAACGGCTACTTCCTGCCCCGGGATGCCGACCCTTCCGACCTGGAAGCGAGCAGCCTGTCTTACGCCATTTGGCGGCCCCGAATCGACGGCATGGCCTGCAAGCACATTCTGGTGGTCATTGATGCCTGTTTCAGCGGCACCTTCGATGAAAAGATCGCGATGCGCAGTAGCGGCTTCAACCGCCCCAATGAAGCTTCTGAAACTGAAAAACGCTACCAGGACCACCTATCCCGCTACACCCGGCTTTACCTCAGCTCTGGCGGCAAGGAGCAAACGCCAGATAAATCTGGCTTCGCCAAAAGACTGCTGGAAGGCCTTCGCCTGGCTAATCCTTCTAATAGCTTTCTGACCGCCGGGCAGTTGTACGAACTGCACATCAAAAATACCCGCCCCATCCCCCTGTTCGGCGAGTTCGGTAAGGATGAAGCAGGAAGCAGTTTCATTTTTATAAAAACGGCGACAACAGACAAGGAGTGA
- a CDS encoding pyridoxal-phosphate dependent enzyme, whose amino-acid sequence MLPTLASLFRHSPSPLEELESPTLRRAGVRLLLKRDDLLRMGPGLALCGNKWRKLQYNLQAARDKGQETLLTFGGAYSNHIAAVAAAGATFGFRTIGLIRGERPEGLNPTLRFAEACGMELHYLSRPAFREKQQPEFLDQLKEQFGAFYLLPEGGTNDLALHGCRHIVEEVEQQADCFPDYWCCSLGTGGTFAGIIIGLDGRAKALGFSALKGDFLAEEVAQLLDASQAPLLSPIRGKDWEVNGNFHFGGYAKFEPYLIDFINGFRQQHGIALEPVYTGKLFYGIFQLAEEGYFPKGSTILAVHTGGLQGVAGFNERFGELIA is encoded by the coding sequence ATGCTTCCAACCCTCGCCTCCCTTTTTCGCCACTCCCCCAGCCCGTTGGAGGAGCTCGAAAGCCCTACCCTGCGGCGGGCGGGCGTCCGCCTGCTCCTCAAGCGGGACGACCTGCTGAGGATGGGGCCGGGGCTGGCGCTGTGCGGCAACAAATGGCGCAAGCTGCAATACAACCTGCAGGCCGCCCGCGATAAGGGGCAGGAAACCCTGCTTACCTTCGGCGGCGCCTATTCCAACCACATCGCTGCGGTGGCGGCCGCTGGAGCCACGTTCGGCTTCCGCACCATCGGCCTCATCCGCGGGGAGCGGCCGGAAGGCCTCAACCCTACGCTGCGGTTCGCCGAAGCCTGCGGGATGGAGCTGCATTACCTGAGCCGCCCGGCTTTCCGGGAAAAGCAGCAACCTGAGTTTCTCGACCAGCTAAAGGAGCAATTTGGTGCTTTCTACTTGTTGCCAGAAGGTGGCACCAACGACCTGGCTCTGCACGGCTGCCGCCATATTGTAGAGGAGGTGGAACAGCAAGCTGATTGTTTCCCCGACTATTGGTGCTGTAGCCTGGGCACGGGCGGCACCTTTGCCGGCATCATTATCGGGTTGGACGGCAGGGCTAAAGCGCTGGGTTTTTCCGCCCTGAAGGGAGACTTTCTGGCAGAAGAGGTAGCGCAGTTGCTCGATGCCTCCCAAGCCCCCCTCCTATCTCCCATAAGAGGGAAAGATTGGGAGGTTAACGGGAATTTTCATTTTGGCGGCTACGCCAAATTCGAACCCTACCTCATCGACTTCATCAACGGCTTCCGCCAACAGCACGGCATCGCGCTGGAGCCCGTCTATACCGGCAAACTCTTCTACGGCATTTTTCAGCTCGCCGAGGAGGGGTATTTTCCCAAAGGCAGTACCATCCTGGCAGTGCATACGGGCGGGCTGCAGGGAGTGGCGGGCTTTAATGAGCGGTTTGGGGAGCTGATCGCCTGA